Below is a genomic region from Triticum dicoccoides isolate Atlit2015 ecotype Zavitan chromosome 5A, WEW_v2.0, whole genome shotgun sequence.
AGAAGCAGACGCCCGGCCGGTTTCATCCTTCTCCGCGGAAAACGACGAGCACGACGCAGAAAGGCGCCCTTATCATCACTCCCTGCGTTTCTGCCGCTGCGCACATTGCCTGTTCAGCCCGACCGGCGAACCGGCCATGGCCGGCGCGGCGCCCCACGTCATGGTGCTGCCGTTCCCGGCGCAGGGCCACGTCACCCCGCTCATGGAGCTCTCGCACCGCCTCGTCGACCACGGCCTCCAGGTCACCTTCGTCTGCACCGAGCCCATCCACAAGCTCCTTCTCGACGCCCTGCCGCggaacggcggcggcgaggcgctggACGGGATCCGCCTGGTCTCCGTACCGGACGGCCTGGCCGACGGCGACAGCCGCAGGGACCTAGGCAAGGTCCTGGCCGGGGTCTTGGGGCGCGTGCCGGGCCACGTGGCGGAGCTCATCAGGGAGACGGAGGCGTCCGGGGAGAGGAAGGTGCGGTGGCTCGTCGCCGACTCCACCATGGCGTGCTGCTTCCAGGCCGCGAGGAATCTCGGCGTCCGGGTCGCCTCCGTCTGCCCGGCGTCCGCGGCGTGCCTTGCCACGTCGCTCAGGATTCCCCAGCTCGTACAGGATGGCATCTTCGACCACAATGGTACTCTGCTTCTTTACTCATTTCCATGCAATACTCTGCTCCTTCATATTCTGGAACTAAATTTACTGCCTTGAGAAGTCTCAATCAATCTATTGACGCAGAGAAATGCAGTTTTGTTCGGTCCAATTCACAAACCAAAATCATAACACATGGATAATGTGCAGGCTTACCGAAGAGACACGGGAAGATCGAGATCGCCCCCGGCATGCCGCCACTCTGCCCGACGCAAATGGCATGGAACATCGACGGCGCGCCCGAAGGACGGCAGGCGGCTTTCGAGCTGGTGGTCGGGATGGCTCAGGTGACCGGCCTCGCCGAGATTGTCATGTGCAACTCGTTCCACGAGGCCGAGACCGGGGCGTTCGAGCTGTGCCCGGACATAGTGCCCATCGGCCCGCTGTTCGCCGACCAGGAGCTCCGGAAGCCCGTCGGGCAGTTCTGGCCGGAGGACGCCAGCTGCTTGGGATGGCTGGACGCGCAGCCCGAAGGCTCCGTCGTGTACGTGGCGTTCGGCAGCTTCACCATCTTCGACCCGCGGCAgttccgggagctcgccgaggggcTGGAGCTCACCGGCCGTCCGTTCCTGTGGGTCGTGCGCCCGGACTTCACGTCCGGCGGCGTCAGCAAGGCGTGGTTCGACGAGTTCCAGACGCGCGTCGCCGGCAATGGCATGATCGTCAGCTGGTGCCCCCAGCAGCAGGTGCGCGCCCGGTGCACTGCCAAGAACTTCAGCATCATGCCATGCGTTTTGAGTCCGGCCATGATCCTTGGTTATCTCGACGTACATGTAGGTTCTCGCGCATCCGGCGGTGGCATGCTTCGTGTCGCACTGCGGGTGGAACTCGACGATGGAGGGGGCGAGGAACGGCGTGCCCATCCTGTGCTGGCCCTACTTCTCCGACCAGTTCGCGAACCGGAGCTACATCTGCGACATTTGGAGGACTGGTTTGGGCGTGACGCATGGCGAGGACGGCGTCGTCACCAAGGAAGAGGTGAAGGCGAAACTCGAACAGCTCACCGGCGACAAGGGAATCGCGGAGAGGGCGCGGATGCTCAGGGATGCAGCTCGCAAGAGCGTCAGCGAGGGAGGCTCCTCGTACGAGAATTTCAAGAGATTTGTCGATCTCCTGATGGAGTGAGCTGCACCATTTCGCTCTTCCTAGAGTTCTACTAGTATCTTTATCGTGGCATCCTGAGATAGGCCAAGGAGAATATATTATATTGGACTTTAGGGGATCGTGAACAAATATTGTCCCGGCTTATTGCATCTCCAACAAATCCGCTTCCCTAATTTATTTGTTTCTGGTCCTCCGtctgaaaaagcttgtccctcaaatgaatgCATCTAGCATCAAATTAGTGCTAGATATATTTATTCGAGGGACAAGGTTGGAACAagcttttcggacggagggagtatatcaaagcaagtttgctatttcacatctagatgcaaTATACTTGGGGTGCAGGGTAGAAATGCAAGAGTTTGTTTTTTTTACCTATTTTCCATCCTGAGCGATTTTCCTTCGTTTGTCCTTTTATCTTTTTGTTGGTTTTGtgcatttttctttgtttttttgtgtattattATCGGGCTTTTGTTAATACATGTGAAGTTTTTTCGATATACAATATTATTTCTGAATGCATCAGAAACATATCTATACCGGGTTTGCTATTTCACATATTGATGTGAAATAGTTACCTCACATCTAAGTCCATCACCATAGAATAAAACTTTGCTATAAGATTCGTGCAACTGTCTCTCACACTCGTACATCCCATGCAGTCGTGTTTGTTGCTCAGTTGTGTCACGTTGTCTTCGTTGGGTTTGGCCCAATGACGAAAATAACCAGTTTCTTTTATACATTTTTTGTGGGTTGGGCTGTCTGTGTGTTTGACGGCTATACTTTTTTTTGAAGCAATGTCATTGTGAGCGGGGAGAGGCATtctcaaaagaaaaggaaaagcgcGGAGATGAAGCAAGGCAAGGTATAGGTATGCTCCATGAGTTATAGGGCGCTAGGGTGACAACTTGTAATTTTCGTCCGGTCTTTTGGAACAAGGGTATTTTTTTTTCATGTTTGTTTTTTCcattttttcttttggtttttaaaCCTTTTTTTGGTTTCCTTTTTTTTGGTCTTTTTAAATCCATGATTTTTGAAATTTTATAAGTCTATTTTAAATTCACTGATTGATTTAGTTTTCGTAATTTTCGTGCAAGCGCTTTATCTTCCACCTCACTTTGTTGTTGTTTGTGTATTGCATATCTTGTTGTTCGCCTAGGCCTGTTTAGCTTCACTTTTGTCAGCTCTCGGGTCGTAACTAGGCTATGATTTTTTTGTCCCAGTTACAAATTCACTCTCGACTCACAACTAGGACCCGGTCTTTTTCCCCAGTTGTAAGCCCACCATCGACTCGCAGCAGGGGCCTgaccttttttgtcccagttgtaAGTCCGCCCTCGACTCACAACTGGGACCCGACCTTTTTttgtcccaattgcaagtccaccatctCCTCGCAACTTGGGCCCGACCCTAttttagttgcaagtccaccctcaactcgtaattggagcccgacctttttttgtcccagttgcagttCCCCCTTCGACTCGTAATCGAAACCTgatttttttgtcccagttgcaagtccaccctcaactcgTTACTCGGGGTTCGACCTTTTTttttcctagttgcaagtccattcTCGAGTCACAACTGGGGCCCGGACTTTTTTTCCCGATTGCAATTACACTCTCGACTCGCAACTGAGCCCCGACATTTTTTGTCctaattgcaagtccaccctcaactcgTTACTCATGGTTCGACCTTTTttttcctagttgcaagtccattcTCGAGTCACAACTGGGGCCCGGACTTTTTTTCCCGATTGCAATTACACTCTCGACTCGCAACTGAGCCCCGACATTTTTTGTCctaattgcaagtccaccctcgagccGCAACTGGAGTTCGAccttttttttgtcctagttggaAGTCAATCCTCGATTCCTAACTGAGGCCCAacctttttttgtcctagttgcaagttcacTCTCGACTCACATATGGCGCTAGACTCTTTTTGTCCAAGTTGCAAGTCCACTCTCGACTCGTAACTGGGGCCCAATCTTTGTTGTCCGAGTTGCGATTCCACCCTCGACTCATAACTAGGCTCATACCTTTTTTGttcgagttgcaagtccaccatccacTCGCAACTAGGGGCCCAACCTTTTttgtccgagttgcaagtccaccctcccaTAACAAATCAGATCTCCAACATAATCCTTCGGCCTTATACTCTTCTAGTATTTACTGAGACATGGCGGGACACAAAAATCAAGAATCCTTGGATACTCTTCTGGGTGATATGATCCGGGTATACGCGTAAAACAACCTCCCCTGACTAGGTATCCTTACTCATGACAGTATCAACACCTAGTTCCAGGGGAGAGAAAAAATCCATCTAGATCCATGCTTTGAAACTACATACCAATCAAGGCACTCAACACAAGACATGGGTAACATCATCTTCTGTATGGTTTTGACGAAGATATTATACTCGCATTTAGTTATCCCTAGTTACAAAAACATATGATGATTATTTTACGTGGTTCACATAAAAAACATCATTGCTATTATTTGCATGTGATTCAAAATTAACCGTTCTAGTTTAGTCAAACAATGAGATGTAATAATAAATcattatgaaaaattatgcaaaaaCCATAACCCTCTCTTCGAAACCAAACCTTCATGAGCCCTAACCTTATTGCAAGACGCCAAATTAAGTCTAGAGTATGGACACTGCTCGTCGCCCCCACCTtttctctctcttcctcctcttgaGAGTCTCCCCAAAGCTTCCCCACCCCTGTCTCTTCATTTGGCAACAACGTCGGATGACAGGGGGTGGGGGAACTTTGTCGTTATAGATGTTAGGGCTAGGTTTAGTAGTAGTTTAAGATTGCCTTGGTGATGATTGCTGTAATGTCGTGTCGGAGATGTACTCATATGCTTATGAGTGGCATCGATTGGCGGCAGATtgtttcttcctctcctcgtccaTGGTGGCATGCGAAGTAGCAAGGAACATTCTCCGCTCTCTCCATCAATAAACTACGTGGAGCAGTGAATCCGGTGCATCAGGCTTTCCTTGCCCTCTTTTTCCATTGTTGCCGAGACATAAGGAAGGATGCGGGTGGATGGTTGTGCCACCCATTCTGATCTAGCATTCAAGGGGACTTGCAAGCTGCACTGAATGTTCATTCGTCTAGTTTCTTCCACTACATCAACCTTGGCCGTCAGAAAAGAAGATCAAATAAGCAAGCTATTTTGGCGAGCTTTATTCACCCTCCATGGTGAGCCcggccggctcctttgcccgatgaTGGCAATGATTTATCCGAAGATGGTGGCGAAAGCAGGACTACATTGCATTTTCTCTCTATTATATTTAGGGTCTTGTTTGTAAAAGAAATGATGTTTTCTATTATATTTAGGGTCTTGTTTGTAAAAAGGAAGGACATGATTATACTCTTTATTTGATTGAATGTCTTGTCTTTATCACCTTCTGATATTACAAGTTTACAACAGCTTCGGGGACCTTCTAGTCCCTTCCCGGCCGTGTTATAAAGGGAAAAAGTCCAGCACGTAGTGTAATGGATTATTTCGCGTATTGTTGTTGGTCACGTATGCATTTGCATGGCACCCATTCGACACACACGTGAGCCATACATTTTTCATTTTGCTTTTGCTTCTGCAAACTGTACTGTATTTGGAAGAAAATCTTCCTTTCCGTTTCCCTTACGTTTATTTCGGATATACTTCCCCATTCCTTATACAAGACCACAAACTCAAATTATGGTGTCAATGTAAAATTAAATGATTGTTTTGGAAGTTAACCTTTTTTTTTCGTTAAACGAATCATTAATACGCTTGTATGCATATAAGGAAGGAATGAGAAGGAAGTActattatgactacatgcatgcaagtattaaaaaggatgtgtctagggcacatctagatgtgctttagttattgcacatctaaatgagTGAATCAAGtataaagagaaaaaaagagagaaagaaaatattCACACGAATCTCAATGTAAGATCAAAACATAGCCGGGCTAGGCTCGAGCCCCATCTCGGGCTCGGTTGATGCCTTTTCTTTAGAAAAAacatatgacttagatgtgcaatacttatggcacatctagatgtgctttagcaaaactgtattaaaaaAGTTGATAGTATGagaaaacatcattaatttttgcctcgattactgttagTGGTCTTGTAtatatgcaaaatgtatttttcctAGTGACCTTATAAGGGAATGAAGGgagtatattactccctccgtcctgaaaaACATGTCGCAAGCATAGTGTAATGTAAATTTTGCACAAAACCCCCTTGTATCTTCGAATCTTTTACAAACAAGTCCTTCCGTCTTCCTCCGCCCGATCTAGCTCCCGTGCATCGGGCCAAGGCCGTCGTCGGCCGATTCGTCGCCTGCGCCGCCCAGGGCCAGCTCCTCCGCCGCCCGGTACCTGCTCCTCCGCCGCCCAGTACCTGCGCCACCGCCGCCCAGGACCTAAGCCGCCGTAATCCACTCGCACCGCGatcccctccgccgctgccgcgcaGGACCTGCGCCACCAAGATCCGGTGGATCTCGTCCTCCTCAAGGTCCCGCCACCAAGATCCGGTGGATCTCGTCCTCCTCAAGCTCCCGAGCGCGCCTGGACCTCAAGCTCATCCTCCTGCTTATCCTGTTCCGCCAGGCTCGTGCTGCTGCTCCCCTGCTCGAGCTGTCGCCGGAGCTCCCCTGCCGCCCACCTGAGCGATGGTCACTGGTAATTTCCGCCGCCCATCCCCGCCGACGCCCACCAAATCGACGATCCCTGGACTTTCCCCCGCCCACGCCTAAGCTCCGGTCGCCTGTTCTACTCCTCCATGCCCAGTACCTCCTCTCCACAACTAGGCACCGCTCCTCCTCCAAGCCCAGGCGCTTCTCCTCCTCCACGCCCAACACCTCACTGCTCGCCCAGCAGTAGATCCTCTACTTCTCACCTGTAGATCAAGAGATCAGTTAAGCAGAGTATCAGCCGCAGATCAATTGATCAACACAGAGGACTATCATCTATAGCAGTAGTATCTGTAGAACTAGTATCTTCTGTAGCAGCAAATGATCGATATCAGCAGTATCAAAGATCAAACTTTTTTTACATCAGATCAAAGATCAAACTTGCCCGGCGCCTCTGCTCTTCAGGTACAACGATTTTATGATGTTTTAAAACATGAGCAAACTGAACATCATAACATGTTTCAGTTAGGATGACCAATACTGTAAATTTCAAAAACTAAATTAGAACATGTTTTCCAAGATGTAGATATGCACAATACAGTCTGATCTGCATTTGAAATTAGAACTAGAAAACAAGATTAAAATTAGGAAACACCCATATACTGTCAAGTTATGTCGATGCTCCACTTGAGGCAGGGAACTGCACCCATTTTCACTACTACAATTgacggggaacgtagcataaattcaaaattttcctacgtgtcaccaagatcaatctatggagtcatctagcaacgagggaggagtggatctacatacccttgtagatcgcgcgcggaagcattcaagagaacggggttgatggagtcgtactcgtcgtgatccaaatcaccgatgatcctagcgccgaacggacggcacctccgcgttcaacacatgtacggagcagagacgtctcctccttcttgatccagcaaggggggaggagaggttgatggagatccaacaacacgacggcgtggtggtggaagtagcgggattccaacagggcttcgccaagcgctacgggaggagggagatgtgtcatgggagggagagggaggcgccagggcttaggtgtggttgccctccctcccccccactatatatagggccaagggagagggggagggcgcagccttgccccttcctccaaggaagggtgcggccaagggggggaggagtccatcctccccaaggcacctcgaaggtgccttccccctttaggactctcccgtcctcttgtccctttggcgcatgggcctctaggggctggtgcccttggcccatgtaggccaaggcgcaccccctacagcccatgtggcccccggggcaggtggccccacccggtggacccccgggacccttccggtggtcccggtacaataccggtgaccccgaaacttgtcaggatggccgaaatagcacttcctatatataattctttaccttcggaccatttcggaactcctcgtgacgtccgggatctcatccgggactccgaacaactttcgggttaccgcatactaatatctctataaccctagcgtcaccgaaccttaagtgtgtagaccctacgggttcgggaaccatgcagacatgaccgagacgttctctagtcaataaccaacagcgggatctggatacccatgttggctcccacatgttccacgatgatctcatcgaatgaaccacgatgtcaaggacttaatcaatcccgtatacaattccctttgtctagcggtacgatacttgcccgagattcgatcgtcggtatcccgataccttgttcaatctcgttaccggcaagtctctttactcattccgtaacacatcatcccgtgatcaactccttgatcacattgtgcacattatgatgatgtcctaccgagtgggcccagagatacctctccgtttacacggagtgacaaatcccagtctcgattcgtgacaacccagcagacactttcagagatacccgtagtgt
It encodes:
- the LOC119303193 gene encoding UDP-glycosyltransferase 83A1-like, translated to MAEADARPVSSFSAENDEHDAERRPYHHSLRFCRCAHCLFSPTGEPAMAGAAPHVMVLPFPAQGHVTPLMELSHRLVDHGLQVTFVCTEPIHKLLLDALPRNGGGEALDGIRLVSVPDGLADGDSRRDLGKVLAGVLGRVPGHVAELIRETEASGERKVRWLVADSTMACCFQAARNLGVRVASVCPASAACLATSLRIPQLVQDGIFDHNGLPKRHGKIEIAPGMPPLCPTQMAWNIDGAPEGRQAAFELVVGMAQVTGLAEIVMCNSFHEAETGAFELCPDIVPIGPLFADQELRKPVGQFWPEDASCLGWLDAQPEGSVVYVAFGSFTIFDPRQFRELAEGLELTGRPFLWVVRPDFTSGGVSKAWFDEFQTRVAGNGMIVSWCPQQQVLAHPAVACFVSHCGWNSTMEGARNGVPILCWPYFSDQFANRSYICDIWRTGLGVTHGEDGVVTKEEVKAKLEQLTGDKGIAERARMLRDAARKSVSEGGSSYENFKRFVDLLME